The Nitratidesulfovibrio sp. SRB-5 genome includes a window with the following:
- a CDS encoding sigma-54-dependent transcriptional regulator — protein sequence MLLLRVAIVDDEPVVCKRLSHALFKEGYEVEAFMSARSFLEAMIDRPFDVVFSDMRLPDMDGLELLPKIKALRPETEVVIVTGYGSIQTAIEAMREGAFHYVTKPVNFTEIRAIARRAQEKIGMRMENARLREALLGSSGLSSIVGNSPAIQDLFALVRKVAPVDCNVLIQGESGTGKALVALALHHLSPRKNQPFVTFNCGGFTEELISSELFGYEKGAFTGASASKVGLLEAASGGTVFLDEVGEMPLSMQVRLLHVLQERRILRVGGTKPVELDIRVIAATNRDLKAEVEKGTFREDLFFRLNVVSTTLPRLADRREDIPLLVRHFIDKYGLAFRKSVHGIDEQALAALQGYSFPGNVRELENIIERAVALTDGQTIGLLDLPEDIRNLEFDTLEGDGLPTLAEVERRYVIKILEKTGYNKRLAAQVLGVPRTTLWRKLKEYGVE from the coding sequence ATGCTGTTGTTGCGCGTCGCCATCGTTGACGACGAACCCGTGGTTTGCAAACGCCTCAGCCACGCCCTGTTCAAGGAAGGCTACGAGGTGGAGGCGTTCATGAGCGCCCGTTCGTTTCTGGAGGCCATGATCGACCGGCCCTTCGACGTGGTGTTCTCGGACATGCGCCTGCCCGACATGGACGGGCTGGAACTGCTGCCCAAGATCAAGGCCCTGCGGCCCGAGACCGAAGTGGTCATTGTCACCGGGTACGGCAGTATCCAGACTGCCATAGAGGCCATGCGCGAGGGGGCCTTCCATTACGTGACCAAGCCGGTGAACTTCACCGAGATCCGGGCCATTGCCAGGCGGGCGCAGGAAAAGATCGGCATGCGCATGGAAAACGCCCGCCTGCGCGAGGCGCTGCTGGGCAGTTCCGGCCTGTCGTCCATCGTGGGCAACAGCCCGGCCATTCAGGATCTGTTCGCGCTTGTGCGCAAGGTGGCCCCGGTGGACTGCAACGTGCTGATCCAGGGCGAAAGCGGCACCGGCAAGGCGCTGGTGGCGCTGGCCCTGCACCACCTTTCCCCGCGCAAGAACCAGCCGTTCGTCACCTTCAACTGCGGCGGCTTTACCGAGGAACTCATCAGCAGCGAGTTGTTCGGGTACGAGAAGGGGGCCTTCACCGGGGCCAGCGCCAGCAAGGTGGGCCTGCTGGAGGCGGCCAGCGGGGGCACGGTGTTTCTGGACGAGGTGGGCGAGATGCCCCTGTCCATGCAGGTGCGCCTGCTGCATGTGCTGCAGGAGCGGCGCATCCTGCGGGTGGGCGGGACAAAGCCGGTGGAACTGGACATCCGGGTCATCGCCGCCACCAACCGCGACCTGAAGGCGGAGGTGGAAAAGGGCACCTTCCGCGAGGACCTGTTCTTCCGGCTCAACGTGGTCAGCACCACCTTGCCGCGCCTGGCCGACCGGCGCGAGGACATCCCCCTGCTGGTGCGCCATTTCATCGACAAGTACGGCCTGGCCTTCCGCAAGTCGGTGCATGGCATCGACGAGCAGGCCCTGGCTGCCCTGCAGGGGTACAGCTTTCCCGGCAACGTGCGCGAACTGGAAAACATCATCGAACGTGCCGTAGCCCTTACCGACGGCCAGACCATCGGCCTGCTGGATCTGCCGGAGGACATTCGTAATCTGGAGTTCGACACGCTGGAGGGCGACGGCCTGCCTACCTTGGCCGAGGTGGAACGCCGCTACGTGATCAAGATTCTGGAAAAGACGGGCTACAACAAGCGCCTTGCCGCGCAGGTGCTGGGCGTGCCGCGCACCACGCTGTGGCGCAAGTTGAAGGAGTACGGGGTGGAGTAA
- a CDS encoding universal stress protein: protein MERILVGIDERRVHWEALAHGCSLARRIRARLYVLFVNGTRAGASGGAVRQRLELLVGAAKAEGVPVEYFIAEGGYEDAIVSFVNTHGITLLIHEAAPIDHAATGHAVSALQALRHRISCRVEIVNPKRA from the coding sequence ATGGAACGCATTCTTGTTGGCATCGACGAACGCCGCGTCCACTGGGAGGCGCTGGCCCATGGCTGTTCGCTGGCCCGGCGCATCCGGGCCAGGCTGTACGTGCTGTTCGTGAACGGCACGCGGGCCGGGGCTTCCGGCGGTGCAGTGCGCCAGCGTCTGGAACTGCTGGTGGGCGCGGCCAAGGCCGAAGGAGTTCCCGTGGAATATTTCATCGCCGAAGGAGGATACGAAGACGCCATAGTTTCATTCGTGAACACCCACGGAATAACGCTGCTCATTCATGAAGCGGCTCCCATCGATCATGCTGCCACCGGCCATGCCGTATCCGCGTTGCAGGCGCTGCGCCACCGGATTTCGTGCCGGGTCGAGATCGTGAATCCCAAACGTGCATAA
- a CDS encoding sulfite exporter TauE/SafE family protein, which yields MNIPLHMYLPIAGNSVNIAAILGLGGAVGLLSGIFGVGGGFLMTPLLIMLGIPPTVAAASDSNQIVGASTSGTLAHFRLGNVDFKMGLLLLVGGVAGGSVGVRIIKLLRAMGNADFLINVTYVLMLGLVGGYMFFESLQSLRAPRAGAASKPAPTDESMYERCIRSMPWQTDFPRSGVRLSLLMPLGLGALVGVLAAIMGVGGGFIMVPVMVYLLRMPMHVVVGTSLFQILFTCVNVTVMQSVENHTVDFILALLLLIGSSVGAQVGTRIGKKLQGDQLKILLATLVLAVMGKMLFDLLARPDVLLAYAGGH from the coding sequence ATGAACATACCGCTGCACATGTACCTGCCCATAGCAGGAAACAGCGTGAACATCGCCGCCATTCTGGGCCTTGGCGGGGCCGTCGGGCTGCTTTCGGGCATCTTCGGCGTGGGCGGGGGCTTTCTGATGACCCCCCTGCTGATCATGCTGGGCATTCCGCCCACGGTTGCCGCCGCATCCGACTCCAACCAGATCGTGGGGGCCTCCACCTCCGGCACGCTGGCCCATTTCCGCCTGGGCAACGTCGATTTCAAAATGGGACTGTTGCTGCTTGTGGGCGGTGTGGCTGGCGGCAGCGTGGGCGTGCGCATCATCAAGCTGCTGCGCGCCATGGGCAACGCCGACTTCCTGATCAACGTCACCTACGTGCTCATGCTGGGGCTGGTGGGCGGCTACATGTTCTTCGAAAGCCTGCAATCGCTGCGGGCGCCCCGCGCCGGGGCCGCGTCCAAGCCCGCCCCCACCGATGAATCGATGTACGAACGGTGCATCCGCAGCATGCCGTGGCAGACGGACTTCCCCCGTTCCGGGGTGCGTCTTTCGCTGCTCATGCCGCTGGGGCTGGGCGCGCTGGTGGGCGTGCTGGCCGCCATCATGGGCGTGGGCGGCGGGTTCATCATGGTGCCGGTGATGGTCTACCTGCTGCGCATGCCCATGCACGTGGTGGTGGGCACCAGCCTGTTCCAGATCCTGTTCACCTGCGTCAACGTGACGGTCATGCAGTCCGTCGAAAACCACACCGTGGACTTCATCCTGGCCCTGCTGCTGCTCATCGGCTCGTCCGTGGGCGCGCAGGTGGGCACGCGCATCGGCAAGAAACTGCAGGGCGACCAGTTGAAGATCCTGCTGGCCACGCTGGTGCTCGCCGTCATGGGCAAGATGCTCTTCGACCTGCTGGCGCGCCCCGACGTGCTGCTGGCCTACGCGGGGGGGCACTAG
- a CDS encoding ATP-binding protein has protein sequence MNSQNDAGGDNLSAAAGATSETRTAGASGAAGAPPTSPAASDRGGKGCALGCPRQFFRSIKGKIFILFAVTFISIGALAALNYWSLSTVSQRLLLGERYDDLLNNILEVRRYEKNYLFYRDAGSLTESLAYLERIDALTAELADDMAVVAGQAELVRFRDLLARYGHSVRTLVQGGTANQEELRTLGKSLIDEADALRKQKRERAHKALERTLVLPLAFLAVFLLLMVLVIKLISTGLLRPLDMVAATTGRVGRGDFSPIATGAEQLSEIASFIHAFNRMAHELAVNQEHLLQARKMAALGTFTAGIAHELNNPINNVLLSAEGLREDYGDAIDADGQEMIGDIMQQAERASDIVRNLLDFSRTEHPTFTALHPVDVIGSTVSLLKNQVMLSGISLAVHVPADLPMVRGDLRSLQQVFMNLLLNGIQATPRGGAVAVVAMGVPPGHVAFEVRDSGPGIPEEIREHIFEPFFSTKEVGKGTGLGLAVTYALVHRHEGRIEVHGGEGRGAVFTVLLPVARPGGDRESGGMIDDTAFEEGDA, from the coding sequence ATGAACAGCCAGAATGATGCGGGCGGGGACAATCTGTCTGCCGCAGCAGGTGCGACATCAGAAACGCGCACGGCTGGCGCATCCGGTGCGGCGGGCGCCCCGCCAACGTCCCCTGCCGCATCCGACAGGGGGGGAAAGGGCTGCGCCCTCGGCTGCCCCCGGCAGTTCTTCCGCTCCATCAAGGGGAAGATATTCATCCTGTTCGCCGTGACGTTCATCTCCATCGGCGCGCTGGCCGCGCTGAACTACTGGAGCCTGTCCACGGTGAGCCAGCGGTTGCTGCTGGGAGAACGCTACGACGACCTCCTGAACAACATCCTGGAGGTGCGCCGCTACGAAAAGAACTACCTGTTCTACCGCGACGCGGGCAGCCTGACGGAAAGCCTGGCCTACCTGGAACGCATCGACGCCCTGACCGCCGAACTGGCCGACGACATGGCCGTGGTTGCCGGGCAGGCCGAACTGGTGCGCTTTCGCGACCTGCTGGCCCGGTACGGCCATTCGGTGCGCACTCTGGTGCAGGGCGGCACGGCCAATCAGGAAGAGTTGCGCACCCTTGGCAAATCGCTCATCGACGAGGCCGACGCCCTGCGCAAACAGAAGCGCGAGCGGGCGCACAAGGCGCTGGAACGCACGCTGGTGCTGCCCCTGGCCTTTCTGGCGGTGTTCCTGCTGCTCATGGTGCTGGTCATCAAGCTCATTTCCACAGGTTTGCTGCGCCCCTTGGACATGGTGGCAGCCACCACGGGCCGGGTGGGGCGCGGCGACTTCAGCCCCATTGCCACCGGGGCGGAGCAACTGAGCGAGATCGCCAGCTTCATCCACGCCTTCAACCGCATGGCGCACGAATTGGCCGTGAATCAGGAGCACCTGTTGCAGGCCCGCAAGATGGCGGCGCTGGGCACCTTTACCGCGGGCATTGCCCACGAGCTGAACAACCCCATCAACAACGTGCTGCTGAGCGCCGAAGGTCTGCGCGAGGACTATGGCGATGCCATAGACGCCGACGGGCAGGAGATGATCGGTGACATCATGCAGCAGGCGGAACGGGCCTCCGACATAGTGCGCAACCTGCTGGACTTTTCGCGCACCGAGCATCCCACCTTCACGGCGCTGCACCCGGTGGACGTCATAGGGTCCACGGTCAGCCTGCTGAAGAATCAGGTGATGTTGTCGGGCATCAGTCTTGCGGTGCACGTGCCCGCCGACCTGCCCATGGTGCGCGGCGACCTGCGCAGCCTGCAGCAGGTGTTCATGAACCTCCTGCTCAACGGCATACAGGCCACGCCGCGCGGCGGCGCGGTGGCCGTGGTGGCCATGGGCGTGCCGCCGGGGCACGTGGCCTTCGAGGTGCGCGATTCCGGCCCGGGCATACCCGAGGAGATTCGCGAGCATATCTTCGAGCCGTTTTTTTCGACCAAGGAGGTGGGCAAGGGCACCGGCCTTGGTCTGGCCGTCACCTACGCGCTGGTCCACAGGCACGAGGGCCGCATAGAAGTGCATGGCGGCGAGGGCAGGGGGGCGGTGTTCACGGTGCTGCTGCCCGTGGCCCGGCCCGGAGGAGACAGGGAGAGCGGCGGCATGATTGACGATACTGCGTTTGAAGAGGGGGATGCCTGA
- a CDS encoding DNA/RNA non-specific endonuclease: MVKTGKRVFVLTGPLYEREMPKLPGADEEHTIPSGYWRIIAVPAPQGSAAPIRVAAFIFAQETPGRKPAASDAVSVRDVEQRAGLDFFWTLPDDVEDRMEGTVDGALVQELLGK; encoded by the coding sequence GTGGTGAAGACCGGCAAGCGCGTCTTCGTGCTTACCGGCCCCCTGTACGAGCGCGAAATGCCCAAGCTGCCCGGGGCGGACGAGGAACACACCATCCCCAGCGGATACTGGCGCATCATCGCCGTTCCCGCGCCGCAGGGCAGCGCCGCCCCCATCCGGGTGGCCGCGTTCATCTTCGCTCAGGAGACGCCGGGACGAAAGCCCGCCGCAAGCGATGCCGTATCCGTGCGCGATGTGGAACAGCGCGCCGGGCTGGACTTCTTCTGGACCCTGCCGGACGACGTGGAAGACCGGATGGAAGGCACGGTGGATGGCGCGCTGGTGCAGGAGCTGCTGGGGAAGTGA
- a CDS encoding TIGR02186 family protein, which produces MRRTHPLHIIFGLLLCLCLLAATARADDGGVALAVKPGDIVIGTSYTGTTLHFSGEAPRGSAIVARFTGASGDLALRQKGKAFGLLWMNMGTVHLHDVPSVYLVTSSRPLADIGGTGLGLDAVRAGVQQEEGSAAQGADTLDVPAELVRLKQHDGLYREGVGGITVTDDGAFSAELAIPSRMSPGTYTLDVFALRDGQVVGSTSVPVRAELVGAPAWLAHMAFDRGLLYGVLATLVAILAGLAVGMVFQSKGAH; this is translated from the coding sequence ATGCGTCGCACGCATCCGCTGCACATCATTTTCGGCCTTCTCCTGTGCCTGTGCCTGCTGGCCGCCACGGCACGCGCCGATGACGGCGGCGTGGCCCTGGCCGTGAAGCCCGGCGACATCGTCATCGGCACCTCGTACACCGGCACCACCCTGCATTTCTCGGGCGAGGCGCCGCGCGGCAGCGCCATAGTGGCCCGGTTCACCGGGGCTTCCGGCGACCTGGCCCTGCGGCAGAAAGGCAAGGCCTTCGGCCTGCTATGGATGAACATGGGCACCGTACACCTGCACGACGTGCCCTCGGTGTATCTGGTGACCTCGTCGCGTCCGCTGGCGGACATCGGCGGCACCGGCCTTGGCCTCGACGCCGTGCGCGCCGGGGTGCAGCAGGAAGAAGGCTCGGCAGCCCAAGGCGCCGACACACTGGACGTGCCCGCCGAACTGGTGCGCCTGAAGCAGCACGACGGGCTGTACCGCGAAGGCGTGGGCGGCATCACCGTCACCGACGACGGGGCCTTCTCCGCCGAACTGGCCATCCCCTCGCGCATGTCGCCCGGCACCTACACGCTAGACGTGTTCGCCCTGCGCGACGGACAGGTGGTGGGTTCCACCTCCGTACCGGTGCGGGCCGAACTGGTGGGCGCGCCCGCGTGGCTCGCGCACATGGCCTTCGACCGGGGGCTGCTGTACGGCGTGCTGGCCACTCTGGTGGCCATCCTGGCCGGGTTGGCCGTGGGAATGGTGTTTCAGAGCAAGGGCGCCCATTAA